From Novipirellula artificiosorum, the proteins below share one genomic window:
- the nifJ gene encoding pyruvate:ferredoxin (flavodoxin) oxidoreductase, giving the protein MDIGYVTVDGNEATARVAYATNEVIAIYPITPSSTMGELADAWAASEQPNVLGSIPQVIQMQSEGGAAGALHGSLQGGALSTTFTASQGLLLMIPNMFKIAGELTSAVIHVAARSLATHALSIFGDHSDVMSVRGTGFALLSSASVQEAHDFAMISQSATLRSRVPFLHFFDGFRTSHEVNKIEPLGDEDIRSLLDMPSLWAHRNRSLDPDRPVLRGTAQNPDVFFQAREAANPFYAATADIVQAEMDRFAARTSRQYKLFEYLGADDADRVVVMMGSGVGAAEEAIEQLVNEGEKVGLLKVRLFRPFDVTRFVSALPKTTKRMVVLDRTKEPGAIGEPLYQDVITAVAEGWNPQSERMPLVIGGRYGLGSKEFTPAMLIAVMDELKADNPKRHFTIGIHDDVSLTSLPWDEERFSEPDDVTRAIFYGLGSDGTVGANKNSVKIVGENTPLYAQGYFVYDSRKAGSTTVSHLRFSPRPIQSTYLIRKASFVACHQFELLRRMDVLETAQPNATFLLNSPFAADQVWDQLPIELQQQIIDKQLKFYVIDAAKIAREVNLGGRINTVMQTAFFALSKVLPMDEALEQINTAIEKSYSKRGPSVVERNLRAVTTAVDSLQQVEVPAKIGGDQHMLPPVPEFAPDFVKRVTGMIIAGKGDLLPVSAFPVDGTFPTGTATYEKRNIADMIPVWDPDICIECGLCALVCPHAAIRTKRFDVTELAKAPENFQARLSKPNAQPQTALTVQVTPEDCTGCGVCVNVCPAKSKEVVKHKSIDMLPKSEHFEVEKTRFEYFDTIPDIDRTTVKADTVKGSQLMLPLFEFSGACAGCGETPYLKLLSQLFGDRMVVANATGCSSIYGGNLPTTPWSTNAEGRGPAWANSLFEDNAEFGLGIRLALDGKRDRAEQLLKAVAGDIGLELATEFLYATQSNEQEIHVQRDRIARLKQALHPLTTPEAAELLMIADSLVNRSMWIIGGDGWAYDIDFGGVDHVLSTGRNVNLLVLDTGVYSNTGGQASKATPRAATAKFAAFGREAHRKDMGQMAIAYGSVYVAQIAMGANPAQAIKAFHEAESFPGPSLILAYSHCIAHGIDMTTAMSHQKDLVKSGFWPLYRYDPRNARQGEHPFRLDSRKPSLPFKEVAMKEARFAMLARSKPDRARELMGLAQRDIDETWHYYQQLADVEREYTDLKKVVKEN; this is encoded by the coding sequence ATGGATATCGGGTATGTCACCGTCGATGGGAACGAGGCGACCGCCCGTGTTGCCTACGCGACAAACGAAGTGATCGCGATTTATCCGATCACGCCTTCCTCGACGATGGGGGAACTGGCTGATGCCTGGGCGGCGTCAGAACAGCCCAATGTGCTCGGCAGCATTCCGCAGGTCATTCAGATGCAAAGTGAAGGGGGAGCGGCTGGGGCGCTTCACGGTTCGTTGCAGGGCGGCGCACTCTCGACGACGTTTACCGCGTCGCAAGGCTTGCTGCTGATGATTCCGAACATGTTCAAGATCGCGGGCGAACTGACGTCGGCGGTGATCCACGTGGCGGCTCGCAGCTTGGCAACTCACGCGCTGTCGATTTTCGGAGACCACAGCGACGTCATGTCGGTTCGCGGCACGGGGTTCGCCTTGCTCTCGTCCGCATCGGTCCAAGAGGCTCATGACTTTGCGATGATTTCGCAATCGGCCACGCTCCGCTCGCGAGTTCCGTTCCTGCATTTCTTCGATGGATTCCGCACCTCACACGAAGTCAACAAGATTGAACCGCTCGGCGATGAGGACATTCGCAGTTTGCTTGACATGCCCTCGCTGTGGGCACACCGCAACCGTAGCTTGGACCCGGATCGACCGGTGCTGCGTGGAACGGCACAGAACCCCGACGTCTTTTTCCAAGCTCGTGAAGCCGCAAATCCGTTTTATGCTGCAACAGCGGACATCGTGCAGGCAGAGATGGACCGCTTCGCGGCGAGAACGAGTCGGCAATACAAGCTGTTTGAATATCTGGGAGCGGACGACGCGGATCGAGTTGTCGTGATGATGGGATCGGGCGTGGGTGCGGCCGAAGAGGCGATCGAACAGCTGGTCAACGAGGGCGAGAAGGTCGGATTGCTGAAGGTCCGTTTGTTCCGTCCGTTCGATGTGACTCGATTCGTATCGGCACTTCCAAAAACGACAAAGCGGATGGTGGTGCTCGATCGAACCAAAGAGCCCGGTGCGATTGGCGAGCCGCTGTATCAGGATGTGATCACTGCGGTCGCAGAAGGCTGGAACCCACAATCCGAGCGGATGCCGCTGGTGATCGGCGGGCGATACGGACTGGGGTCCAAGGAATTCACGCCGGCGATGTTGATTGCGGTGATGGACGAACTCAAAGCCGACAACCCAAAACGCCATTTCACGATCGGCATTCACGACGATGTTTCGCTGACCAGTTTGCCATGGGACGAGGAGCGATTTAGCGAGCCCGACGACGTCACGCGTGCGATTTTCTATGGGCTGGGCAGCGACGGCACCGTCGGGGCGAACAAGAATTCCGTCAAGATTGTTGGCGAAAACACTCCGCTCTATGCACAGGGCTACTTCGTCTACGACTCGCGTAAGGCGGGGTCGACGACGGTTTCCCACCTGCGATTTAGTCCTCGACCGATTCAATCGACCTATTTGATTCGCAAAGCCAGCTTCGTGGCATGTCACCAATTCGAATTGCTGAGGCGAATGGATGTTTTGGAGACGGCTCAGCCGAACGCGACGTTCTTGCTCAATAGCCCCTTCGCGGCGGACCAGGTCTGGGATCAATTGCCAATTGAGCTTCAACAGCAGATCATTGACAAGCAGTTGAAGTTCTATGTCATTGATGCGGCCAAGATCGCTCGCGAGGTGAACTTGGGCGGACGGATCAACACGGTGATGCAGACTGCGTTCTTTGCGCTCTCGAAAGTCTTGCCGATGGACGAGGCGCTCGAGCAAATCAATACGGCGATCGAAAAATCGTACAGCAAGCGCGGGCCGAGTGTGGTTGAGCGAAACCTTAGGGCTGTCACCACCGCTGTCGATTCCCTCCAACAAGTTGAGGTTCCTGCCAAAATCGGTGGTGACCAACACATGTTGCCCCCGGTCCCCGAGTTCGCGCCTGATTTTGTCAAGCGAGTGACGGGGATGATCATTGCCGGGAAAGGCGACTTGTTGCCGGTCAGTGCCTTTCCCGTCGATGGGACCTTCCCGACGGGGACGGCCACCTACGAGAAACGCAATATCGCCGACATGATTCCTGTTTGGGATCCTGACATCTGTATCGAATGTGGCTTGTGTGCCCTCGTCTGTCCTCACGCGGCGATTCGAACCAAGCGATTCGATGTTACCGAACTGGCAAAGGCTCCTGAGAATTTCCAAGCTCGATTGTCCAAACCGAATGCTCAGCCTCAAACGGCATTGACCGTCCAAGTGACGCCCGAGGACTGTACGGGGTGCGGCGTGTGCGTCAACGTGTGTCCAGCGAAGAGCAAGGAGGTCGTCAAGCACAAATCGATCGACATGCTTCCCAAAAGCGAGCACTTCGAGGTCGAGAAGACTCGCTTTGAATACTTCGACACCATCCCTGACATCGATCGGACCACGGTCAAGGCGGACACCGTGAAGGGATCGCAACTGATGTTACCACTGTTCGAGTTTTCGGGTGCCTGTGCCGGTTGCGGCGAAACGCCCTATTTGAAACTGTTGTCGCAGTTGTTTGGCGATCGCATGGTCGTGGCGAATGCAACGGGGTGTTCCTCGATTTATGGCGGCAACTTACCCACGACCCCTTGGTCGACCAACGCAGAAGGCCGCGGCCCGGCTTGGGCAAATTCGCTGTTCGAAGACAACGCCGAGTTCGGTCTGGGGATTCGCTTGGCACTCGATGGCAAACGCGATCGCGCCGAACAGTTGCTCAAAGCAGTCGCTGGAGACATCGGCTTGGAATTGGCGACCGAGTTTCTGTACGCCACTCAGTCGAATGAACAGGAAATCCATGTTCAGCGTGATCGAATCGCCCGGTTGAAGCAGGCACTCCACCCGTTGACGACCCCCGAAGCGGCGGAACTGTTGATGATCGCTGATTCCTTAGTGAATCGCAGCATGTGGATCATCGGCGGAGACGGCTGGGCCTACGATATTGATTTCGGTGGTGTCGACCACGTATTGTCCACTGGACGAAACGTGAATTTGCTGGTGCTCGACACCGGCGTCTACTCCAACACCGGTGGCCAGGCCTCCAAGGCAACACCGCGAGCGGCCACGGCGAAGTTCGCCGCGTTTGGCCGGGAAGCCCACCGTAAGGACATGGGCCAAATGGCAATTGCCTACGGCAGCGTTTACGTGGCTCAGATTGCGATGGGTGCCAATCCCGCACAGGCGATCAAGGCGTTCCACGAGGCCGAATCGTTTCCGGGTCCCTCGCTGATTCTGGCCTACAGTCACTGTATCGCCCACGGCATCGACATGACCACCGCCATGTCGCACCAGAAGGATTTGGTCAAGAGCGGTTTTTGGCCGCTCTACCGCTACGACCCGCGAAATGCACGTCAGGGAGAACATCCGTTCCGACTGGATTCGCGGAAACCGAGCCTGCCGTTCAAAGAGGTCGCGATGAAAGAGGCTCGTTTTGCGATGTTGGCGCGATCCAAACCGGATCGGGCTCGCGAATTGATGGGCCTTGCACAACGTGACATCGACGAGACTTGGCACTACTATCAGCAGCTTGCCGATGTAGAACGTGAATACACCGATTTAAAAAAGGTAGTGAAGGAGAACTGA
- a CDS encoding TIGR00341 family protein gives MALRLIEIVIPSGSVDDLFDQCDDEHILDRWAQPIGDDTSLIRMLVNAEKTEALMDPLQDHFSSLQPFRVMLLPVEATLPRPKPVESTKRSNGEGNSPERIGREELYADIAESAELSRVFAAEVVIATLVAAVGLMRNDTAIIIGAMVIAPLLGPNMSLCLATTLGDWNLVFKSLRTNAVGLSIALVASLVVGVCFAIDPNGDAIRSRTEVGMGDIVLALASGCAGVLAFTTGAPSALVGVMVAVALLPPFAVFGLLLAVGEFDSAKGALLLTATNVICVNLAGVLTFLAQGVGPRTWWETERAKKATRLAILTWVVLLGILVVLIHLATDAP, from the coding sequence ATGGCCTTGAGACTAATCGAAATTGTGATTCCAAGCGGTTCCGTCGACGACCTGTTCGACCAATGTGATGACGAGCACATACTCGATCGTTGGGCGCAACCGATTGGCGACGACACTTCGTTGATCCGTATGTTGGTCAATGCGGAAAAGACCGAAGCGCTGATGGATCCGTTGCAAGATCATTTCTCATCTCTTCAGCCCTTCCGTGTCATGCTGCTGCCGGTCGAAGCAACGCTGCCTCGGCCCAAACCGGTCGAGTCGACCAAACGGTCCAATGGTGAGGGGAATTCGCCCGAGCGGATTGGTCGTGAAGAATTGTATGCGGATATCGCTGAGAGCGCGGAGCTTTCTCGCGTCTTCGCTGCCGAGGTCGTGATCGCCACCTTGGTTGCTGCAGTCGGATTGATGCGCAACGATACGGCCATCATCATTGGGGCGATGGTGATCGCCCCCCTGCTGGGGCCAAACATGTCGCTCTGCCTGGCTACCACACTTGGCGATTGGAATTTAGTCTTCAAGTCGCTCCGAACCAATGCCGTCGGGCTCTCCATCGCGTTGGTCGCATCGTTGGTCGTGGGAGTCTGCTTTGCGATCGACCCCAACGGTGATGCGATTCGATCTCGCACCGAAGTTGGCATGGGGGACATCGTTCTCGCTTTGGCATCCGGATGCGCCGGAGTCTTGGCTTTCACGACTGGCGCACCGTCGGCCCTGGTTGGCGTGATGGTCGCTGTCGCGCTGCTGCCACCCTTCGCCGTCTTCGGGTTGCTGCTGGCCGTGGGTGAATTCGACTCGGCCAAAGGTGCATTGTTGTTGACTGCGACCAACGTGATCTGCGTCAATCTTGCCGGAGTGTTGACCTTCCTCGCTCAAGGCGTTGGGCCGCGAACGTGGTGGGAAACCGAGCGAGCTAAAAAGGCGACGCGTCTCGCGATCCTCACTTGGGTCGTGTTGCTGGGGATCTTGGTCGTGCTGATCCACCTCGCTACCGACGCCCCCTAG
- the ppsR gene encoding pyruvate, phosphate dikinase/phosphoenolpyruvate synthase regulator — translation MPNTKSKKTPKIVILSGGTGRTVDSLLRAALEQFPDSPVEVVIHAGVRKVDKAMGVIRDADRSEAVVCHSLVEPEIRKAVEKEARRLSVPCIDVLGPAMSLLADHLGASPRGRAGLLYQVHHEEIDRMDAMDFTLAHDDGQNPSDLKKADVVLVGASRTSKSVTCCYLAFRGIRAANVPLIPNLPPPPQLLKLDPRRVVGLTMSASRLEAVRLTRMERMSHRSVPKYASLRDIQGELRQIRELIQGNGWECIDVSYKATEEVADLVAELLPRRRPRKK, via the coding sequence ATGCCCAACACCAAATCCAAGAAGACGCCCAAGATCGTGATTCTTTCGGGTGGCACCGGTCGCACGGTCGACAGCTTGCTCCGTGCTGCGTTGGAACAGTTTCCAGACAGCCCGGTCGAAGTGGTGATTCATGCGGGGGTCCGCAAAGTAGACAAGGCCATGGGGGTCATCCGCGATGCGGATCGTTCCGAGGCGGTCGTTTGCCATTCCTTGGTGGAACCCGAAATTCGCAAAGCGGTCGAAAAAGAAGCTCGGAGGTTATCCGTCCCTTGCATCGATGTGCTTGGACCTGCGATGTCGCTGCTTGCCGATCATCTTGGGGCGTCGCCACGTGGCCGAGCAGGGCTGTTGTATCAAGTTCATCACGAGGAAATCGATCGGATGGATGCGATGGATTTCACGCTCGCCCATGACGATGGCCAAAACCCAAGCGATTTGAAGAAGGCCGACGTGGTCTTGGTGGGGGCGTCAAGAACCAGCAAGAGCGTCACCTGCTGCTACTTGGCTTTCCGAGGCATTCGAGCGGCCAATGTTCCCCTCATCCCTAATTTGCCACCACCACCCCAGCTACTGAAGCTCGACCCCCGCCGCGTCGTGGGGCTGACGATGAGCGCATCGCGTCTCGAAGCGGTTCGCTTGACCCGAATGGAACGGATGAGTCATCGATCGGTCCCCAAATACGCGAGTCTGCGCGACATTCAAGGGGAACTTCGGCAAATCCGCGAATTGATTCAGGGCAACGGCTGGGAATGCATTGACGTGTCGTACAAAGCGACCGAAGAAGTCGCGGATTTGGTAGCCGAACTGTTGCCCCGCCGTCGCCCGCGCAAGAAATGA
- a CDS encoding M50 family metallopeptidase: MKWITWLLWCWTVMTLSHEVGHVIGGWASGAAITDLELRPWHLPHSLFQPDPHPIVTLWSGPILGCVVPCIAAAISRRDAWWLVAWFCVLANATYMLVGWFSGDAELDTTKMIQAGTPPWLLLAIWTTVLPVGYVKFRERLVQRFAADRSEAFAKEHLKSAAAWAAVFLVQSIVGELLAALF; encoded by the coding sequence ATGAAATGGATCACGTGGCTGTTGTGGTGCTGGACCGTGATGACGCTCAGCCATGAAGTCGGACATGTCATCGGCGGCTGGGCAAGTGGTGCGGCGATCACCGACTTAGAACTCCGCCCGTGGCATTTGCCGCATAGTTTGTTCCAGCCCGACCCTCATCCGATCGTGACCCTTTGGAGTGGCCCAATCCTCGGATGCGTGGTCCCCTGCATTGCAGCGGCAATCTCCCGTCGCGATGCTTGGTGGCTGGTCGCTTGGTTTTGCGTCTTAGCCAACGCCACCTACATGCTTGTCGGTTGGTTCAGTGGTGATGCGGAACTGGACACCACGAAAATGATCCAAGCGGGCACGCCACCTTGGCTGCTGCTGGCGATCTGGACCACGGTGTTACCGGTTGGCTACGTGAAATTCCGAGAACGGCTTGTGCAACGTTTTGCAGCGGACCGATCGGAGGCTTTTGCGAAGGAGCATTTGAAATCAGCAGCTGCATGGGCTGCCGTTTTCCTGGTCCAGTCGATCGTTGGCGAGTTACTGGCCGCGCTCTTCTAG
- a CDS encoding transcriptional regulator, with protein MPKTIGSTNKLNDETPVELQEMVDAINALPARYRDAVAPALGRVIECSTRRRRILNLVQEALSQLRLDMKYLIFDLEATRRERDSYREQLEERGQ; from the coding sequence ATGCCTAAGACCATCGGATCGACCAACAAGCTGAACGACGAAACTCCAGTGGAACTGCAGGAAATGGTCGATGCGATCAACGCGTTGCCCGCTCGCTATCGGGATGCCGTTGCCCCTGCCCTTGGACGCGTGATCGAATGCAGCACCCGCCGTCGCCGTATCCTCAACTTGGTCCAAGAGGCGCTCTCGCAGTTACGTTTGGACATGAAGTACTTGATCTTCGATCTCGAAGCCACTCGCCGAGAACGTGATAGCTATCGCGAGCAGCTAGAAGAGCGCGGCCAGTAA
- a CDS encoding sugar phosphate isomerase/epimerase family protein produces the protein MNLTRRESIAALGGSLLLASLPSRSLAANESQIHVATNTYPWLTFCRRDGQEFVLHTDQLLRDISLSKMNGYEPIINDVSEFVGLRERLQNHGLEMRSLYVNSALHEKDQADASIKAVLAIAKAASDLGTSIVVTNPSPIRWGGPEDKSDAQLRTQAESLDRLGAALRKQGQFLAYHNHDAELRQGAREFHHMLSGTNPENVKFCLDAHWVFRGCGDSEVAVFDALSQYADRIVELHLRQSVDGAWTEAFQLQGDIDYVALFEFLQHRNILPHLVLEQAIEDRSPKQLTVIEAHQQGREQLVKGWGAT, from the coding sequence ATGAACCTGACCCGCCGTGAATCGATTGCCGCGCTGGGCGGCTCCTTGCTACTTGCGTCGTTGCCCTCTCGATCGCTGGCTGCGAACGAGTCACAAATTCATGTTGCCACGAACACCTATCCTTGGCTCACTTTTTGTCGGCGAGATGGCCAGGAGTTCGTGCTGCATACCGATCAGCTCCTTCGCGATATCTCGCTATCGAAGATGAATGGGTATGAGCCGATCATCAACGACGTCTCCGAGTTCGTAGGTCTGCGAGAGCGACTCCAGAACCATGGATTGGAAATGCGATCGCTTTATGTCAACAGTGCGCTACACGAGAAAGACCAGGCTGACGCGAGCATCAAAGCCGTTTTGGCGATCGCAAAAGCTGCTTCGGATCTTGGCACAAGCATCGTCGTCACCAACCCGTCTCCGATTCGATGGGGCGGGCCCGAGGACAAATCCGATGCTCAACTTCGTACGCAAGCGGAGTCGCTTGATCGGCTTGGAGCGGCACTCCGCAAGCAAGGACAGTTCTTGGCCTATCACAACCACGACGCCGAGTTGCGACAGGGGGCTCGCGAGTTCCATCACATGCTCTCCGGCACGAACCCCGAGAATGTGAAATTCTGTCTCGATGCCCATTGGGTATTCCGTGGCTGCGGCGATTCCGAAGTGGCCGTCTTTGATGCACTCTCGCAGTATGCGGATCGGATTGTCGAGCTCCATTTACGGCAATCGGTCGACGGTGCTTGGACCGAAGCGTTTCAATTGCAGGGCGACATCGACTACGTGGCGTTGTTTGAGTTTCTTCAGCACAGGAACATCCTTCCCCATTTGGTCCTGGAACAAGCAATTGAAGATCGATCGCCAAAACAGCTGACCGTGATCGAGGCTCACCAACAAGGTCGTGAACAGTTGGTGAAAGGGTGGGGAGCCACCTAA
- a CDS encoding GrpB family protein has translation MMVPTTVPLMHYDPSWPQQFEQTRSNILAACDGLVVAVEHIGGTAISGLIARPTIDAVAMVAESDSIPTAALLIEGLNYRVQPKTSWCDSAWVLTKPRYLSSTQTATNRCIYLLASESPFWKSALAIRDLLRRDRRAAIDFEQAKLQSWKESEGDLERYNSEKAEIFAQLHSMLPPDFS, from the coding sequence ATGATGGTCCCCACCACCGTACCTTTGATGCATTACGACCCCAGTTGGCCACAACAGTTTGAGCAAACTCGCAGCAACATTCTCGCCGCTTGTGACGGGCTTGTCGTTGCGGTAGAGCACATTGGGGGCACGGCAATCTCGGGGTTAATTGCTCGACCCACGATTGATGCGGTTGCAATGGTTGCTGAGTCGGATTCGATTCCGACTGCCGCCCTGCTCATCGAAGGGCTGAACTACCGCGTACAACCTAAGACGAGTTGGTGTGATTCGGCATGGGTCTTGACCAAGCCGCGTTATCTCAGCTCAACTCAAACCGCAACAAACCGTTGCATCTACTTACTGGCGTCTGAATCTCCATTTTGGAAATCGGCCTTGGCGATCCGTGACCTGCTGCGTCGAGATCGACGAGCCGCGATCGATTTCGAGCAGGCAAAGCTGCAAAGCTGGAAAGAATCTGAGGGCGATTTGGAACGATACAACTCCGAGAAAGCGGAGATCTTCGCACAGCTCCACTCCATGCTCCCACCGGACTTTTCCTAG
- a CDS encoding patatin-like phospholipase family protein, whose product MRKLIDFLGFRSGDAVRQPPMRRAVIALGGGGARGLSHLGAIQAVGEAGIQTERFVGVSIGAMVGAMCAIDPNLRRVETRTIEFLSSPTFARDQRLLFGSTTPHLGDCDSTMMAWYNRVKHLYSAHRRLTRAVTKMSLMPGAILADAIDALIDDTSFADLVTPLSVVAADLRSGHRVVLESGSVRKAVKASMAIPGIFPPVEWDGMLLCDIGVVDSLPSTVAKSYASDMTIAVDVGQAQSHVEDCSTALDVVMRMQDLGERMMRREKSEVADLLIRPHLDGVQWFDFQNPQALIDRGRDAGRKSLAGFLARKAG is encoded by the coding sequence ATGAGGAAGCTGATTGATTTTCTGGGGTTTCGTTCTGGCGACGCGGTACGACAACCACCCATGCGGAGAGCCGTGATTGCACTCGGTGGTGGCGGTGCGCGAGGACTTTCCCATCTCGGAGCGATTCAAGCAGTCGGTGAAGCAGGAATTCAAACCGAGCGATTCGTTGGAGTCAGTATCGGAGCGATGGTTGGAGCGATGTGTGCCATCGATCCCAATCTTCGTCGCGTTGAGACTCGAACGATCGAGTTCCTGTCCTCCCCGACCTTTGCTCGTGATCAACGATTGCTGTTTGGCTCGACGACACCGCACCTTGGTGATTGCGACTCGACAATGATGGCGTGGTACAACCGAGTCAAACACCTTTACTCCGCTCACCGTCGCTTGACGCGGGCCGTTACAAAAATGTCCCTGATGCCCGGCGCAATTTTGGCCGATGCGATCGATGCCTTGATTGATGACACCTCCTTCGCGGATCTTGTGACTCCGCTGAGTGTGGTTGCAGCAGATCTGCGGAGCGGACACCGAGTGGTGCTGGAAAGCGGATCGGTGCGAAAGGCCGTCAAAGCGTCGATGGCAATTCCCGGGATCTTCCCACCGGTTGAGTGGGACGGCATGCTGCTGTGCGACATTGGCGTCGTCGATTCCTTGCCATCCACGGTCGCAAAGTCCTATGCATCCGACATGACCATCGCCGTGGATGTCGGGCAGGCACAGAGCCACGTCGAAGATTGCTCGACTGCGTTGGATGTCGTCATGCGCATGCAAGACCTCGGAGAACGAATGATGCGACGCGAGAAATCGGAAGTTGCCGATCTATTGATTCGGCCACATTTGGACGGGGTGCAATGGTTCGATTTCCAAAATCCACAAGCGCTGATCGATCGTGGGCGCGATGCGGGCCGAAAATCACTCGCGGGCTTTCTTGCGCGAAAAGCAGGCTAG
- a CDS encoding acyl-CoA dehydrogenase family protein produces MNIDMQSQSKPLDPRAAESFAEVALRLGGASQDESQRTGVIDTADDQVEALFAAKYQTVNSPVHRAVWEKRVCTESFEVEPMPQQESVSRVISQSIAIVRKHRDEGTLLDADGKIAANVLAELGTVGYWGLLVDPVFGGSGASTRAFAEMITQMATIDPTVAGLASVHGCIGAVDPVRSFGSDEQKARFLPKLADGRRLSAFALTEPGAGSDLTALRTHAELDMDEYVVNGEKLFITNAAPGRTIGLVCRIDGKPSVLIVDLPLQNSAHFQIKKYGLYALRRAHNVGLVFKDFRVPVENLLRPVQGDGLTIAYHGLNLGRVALCANAAGAMRWMLAEMLPWGRYRETYGQPINQRELVQRRIGRMAGFIVACDAMTAWCAGLLDQGYRGEMECIIAKIFGSETQKEAAVELFMKTHGGRSFLQGHLFGDNVHDFLAPCIYEGEGEMLGMAFFKSLVKHHGKQFFEPIGRTLGELGVQKPNPLNPRHAWALKGALARYVTWFAAHALVPSRWSSVKPGDRSLNQHTRFAQRFLSRSGTSISLKMTKYQLKLADRQCRMSAISSDVQHAIVLLVTSLYAKGSNDPVTRMAADTVCHELRLRITGGKPTDNDFRRVTRLGRTLSEQGWEELKGISDGMIMMPYK; encoded by the coding sequence ATGAACATCGACATGCAATCTCAGAGCAAGCCGCTCGATCCACGCGCGGCCGAATCGTTCGCCGAAGTTGCCCTCCGTCTCGGCGGTGCATCACAAGACGAATCGCAGCGGACTGGCGTGATCGATACTGCGGATGATCAAGTCGAAGCCTTGTTTGCGGCCAAGTATCAAACGGTCAACAGCCCCGTGCATCGTGCGGTTTGGGAAAAGCGAGTTTGTACCGAATCGTTTGAAGTCGAACCGATGCCGCAGCAGGAATCGGTTTCCCGAGTCATCTCACAGTCGATCGCGATTGTCCGAAAGCACCGTGACGAGGGAACGCTACTCGATGCGGACGGAAAGATTGCGGCGAACGTCTTGGCAGAACTTGGCACAGTTGGCTACTGGGGACTCCTCGTCGATCCGGTGTTTGGCGGAAGCGGCGCATCGACACGAGCGTTTGCGGAAATGATTACGCAGATGGCGACGATTGACCCCACCGTTGCGGGTTTGGCGTCCGTACACGGATGCATCGGTGCGGTCGACCCGGTTCGCTCCTTTGGCAGCGATGAACAAAAAGCTCGCTTCTTGCCGAAATTGGCGGATGGCCGTCGTTTGTCGGCATTTGCGTTAACCGAACCGGGTGCAGGCAGCGACTTGACCGCATTACGGACTCATGCCGAACTGGACATGGACGAGTATGTCGTCAACGGCGAAAAACTGTTTATCACCAACGCGGCACCTGGACGAACCATCGGATTGGTATGCAGAATTGATGGTAAACCAAGCGTGCTGATTGTCGATCTGCCACTGCAAAACAGCGCCCACTTTCAAATCAAAAAGTATGGTCTCTACGCGCTTCGCCGCGCACACAATGTGGGTTTGGTGTTTAAGGATTTCCGAGTGCCCGTCGAGAACTTGCTTCGTCCTGTTCAAGGTGATGGGTTAACGATCGCTTACCATGGCTTGAATCTTGGCCGAGTCGCTCTGTGTGCGAATGCGGCGGGTGCCATGCGTTGGATGCTGGCCGAGATGTTGCCGTGGGGGCGTTACCGGGAAACCTACGGTCAACCGATCAACCAACGTGAGTTGGTTCAGCGACGAATCGGACGCATGGCGGGATTCATCGTCGCATGTGACGCGATGACCGCGTGGTGTGCCGGGCTGCTTGACCAGGGCTATCGAGGTGAAATGGAATGTATCATCGCCAAGATCTTTGGCAGCGAAACGCAAAAAGAAGCTGCCGTCGAGCTGTTCATGAAGACGCATGGTGGACGGTCCTTTTTGCAGGGGCACTTGTTCGGCGACAACGTTCACGATTTTTTAGCGCCATGCATCTACGAGGGGGAAGGCGAAATGCTTGGTATGGCATTCTTCAAGTCGCTCGTGAAGCACCACGGTAAACAGTTTTTTGAGCCAATCGGTCGAACCCTTGGCGAGCTGGGGGTGCAAAAACCCAACCCGCTCAACCCACGTCACGCTTGGGCACTGAAGGGGGCCTTGGCACGCTACGTGACATGGTTCGCTGCGCATGCGCTGGTTCCATCACGGTGGTCGAGCGTGAAGCCCGGTGACCGCTCGCTGAACCAGCACACTCGGTTCGCCCAGAGGTTTCTCTCCCGTAGCGGGACGTCGATTAGCTTGAAGATGACCAAGTATCAATTGAAGTTAGCAGATCGCCAATGTCGCATGTCCGCCATCTCTTCGGACGTGCAGCATGCAATCGTCTTGTTAGTGACAAGCTTGTACGCCAAGGGTTCAAACGACCCGGTTACCCGGATGGCTGCCGATACCGTTTGCCACGAACTTCGACTGCGGATCACCGGGGGGAAGCCAACCGATAACGACTTCCGCCGAGTCACTCGTCTGGGCCGGACGCTTTCCGAACAGGGTTGGGAGGAGTTGAAGGGAATTTCGGATGGAATGATCATGATGCCGTATAAGTAA